One region of Chryseobacterium sp. SORGH_AS_0447 genomic DNA includes:
- a CDS encoding M23 family metallopeptidase: MKRFLSRKKNVNVLLGVLLLVVFAQGIFIAKLYSEKDNRNYEVNLVKINTEKDSVDYLRMKTDLTLVDQTVAELNSFLKSKDVPSEKVTILSKDSISNSIYLAKQANRYSQYLMDLQKKLLQVPLGMPTEGYISSNFGIRKNPIPFKTVFAAVQTGSTKPAAVAAAAPEVKAEPVEKTIEVTDSYGNKREVKVMVTPKAAAPAPAANTSAKAVAANTYKPAEKNNPPAEADQMQFHKGLDIAVAFGSDVVATAAGTVIFSGQKGGYGNCVIVSHGNGLATLYGHLSQLVAKVNDKVKVGQVIAKSGNSGRSTGPHLHYEVHKNNTPVNPRLFMNL; encoded by the coding sequence ATGAAGAGATTTCTGAGCCGTAAAAAGAACGTAAATGTACTTTTAGGGGTGCTTTTATTAGTAGTTTTTGCACAAGGGATTTTCATTGCGAAGCTGTATTCCGAGAAGGATAACAGAAACTATGAAGTAAACCTTGTAAAGATAAACACTGAAAAGGACAGTGTGGATTACTTAAGAATGAAGACCGATCTTACTTTAGTGGATCAGACCGTAGCAGAGCTGAATTCTTTCCTGAAATCCAAAGACGTGCCGAGCGAAAAGGTAACCATCCTTAGCAAAGACAGCATTTCAAATTCTATTTACCTGGCCAAGCAGGCCAACCGATACAGCCAGTATTTAATGGACCTTCAGAAGAAACTTTTGCAGGTTCCGCTGGGAATGCCTACCGAAGGGTATATTTCATCCAACTTCGGAATTCGTAAAAATCCGATCCCCTTTAAAACCGTTTTTGCCGCCGTACAAACAGGCAGTACAAAACCTGCAGCTGTTGCAGCCGCTGCTCCGGAAGTGAAAGCTGAACCCGTGGAAAAAACCATTGAGGTAACCGACAGCTACGGAAACAAAAGGGAGGTAAAAGTAATGGTGACTCCTAAAGCTGCTGCTCCGGCTCCGGCGGCCAATACTTCGGCAAAAGCAGTTGCTGCCAATACCTATAAGCCGGCCGAGAAAAACAATCCTCCTGCAGAAGCCGACCAGATGCAGTTCCATAAAGGGCTGGATATTGCCGTTGCGTTCGGTTCGGATGTCGTGGCTACGGCTGCGGGAACCGTGATTTTCTCCGGGCAAAAAGGCGGTTACGGAAATTGTGTCATCGTATCCCACGGAAACGGATTGGCAACGCTGTACGGGCATTTGTCGCAACTGGTGGCGAAAGTAAATGATAAAGTGAAGGTAGGACAGGTCATTGCCAAGTCTGGAAATTCAGGACGTTCTACAGGACCGCACCTGCATTATGAAGTACACAAAAACAATACGCCGGTCAACCCGAGATTGTTTATGAATCTGTAA
- a CDS encoding TerC/Alx family metal homeostasis membrane protein yields the protein MGQNTSILDLHPGLVWGFAVTVVIMLLLDLGVFNKKSHEVSSKEATIWSIVWISLSMVFSGVVYWVYNSDLGPGSHALAVEKFTQYQAAYWIEKALSVDNLFVFILVFGFFKVPKYLHHKVLFWGIIGALIFRAVFIFAGVGLINLTYLPEMNIFGHPVKINIVMALFGIFLVYAGIKSWGGGDDDEDEDYSNTAGARLIKRFWKVSDNYVGDKFFTIQNGVKMATPLLVVVAVIEFTDVLFAVDSIPAIFAISNDPFILYTSNIFAILGLRSLYFLLANFIHMFSKLPYGLAVILTFIGVKMLIAPWIHIPSPVSLGIVGGVLVISVILSLIFPDKKEDDDDEKEKIEE from the coding sequence GTGGGACAAAATACTAGTATTTTAGATCTTCATCCCGGTCTGGTTTGGGGATTTGCGGTAACGGTAGTTATCATGTTGCTCCTCGACTTAGGGGTTTTCAATAAAAAAAGTCATGAGGTTTCTTCTAAAGAAGCCACGATCTGGTCAATTGTATGGATCTCGCTGTCCATGGTGTTTTCGGGTGTGGTTTACTGGGTGTACAACTCGGACTTAGGACCCGGAAGCCATGCGCTGGCTGTGGAAAAATTCACCCAGTACCAGGCGGCCTACTGGATCGAGAAGGCACTTTCGGTCGATAATTTATTCGTATTCATCCTGGTTTTTGGATTCTTTAAAGTTCCGAAGTATCTTCACCACAAGGTGCTGTTCTGGGGAATTATCGGAGCACTGATCTTCAGAGCCGTCTTTATCTTTGCAGGCGTGGGATTGATTAATCTTACCTACCTGCCGGAGATGAATATTTTCGGACATCCGGTAAAGATCAACATTGTGATGGCTTTGTTCGGGATTTTCCTCGTTTACGCGGGAATCAAATCCTGGGGTGGCGGCGATGATGACGAAGATGAAGATTACAGCAATACGGCCGGAGCCCGACTGATCAAAAGATTCTGGAAAGTTTCTGATAACTACGTTGGGGATAAATTTTTCACGATTCAGAACGGAGTAAAAATGGCAACGCCGCTTTTGGTAGTTGTAGCAGTTATCGAATTTACCGATGTTCTTTTCGCGGTAGATTCCATTCCGGCAATTTTTGCCATCTCCAATGATCCGTTTATCCTGTATACTTCGAATATTTTCGCGATTTTAGGATTGCGGTCCCTGTATTTTCTGTTGGCGAATTTTATCCATATGTTCAGCAAGCTGCCTTACGGGTTGGCCGTAATCCTGACATTCATCGGGGTTAAAATGCTGATCGCTCCCTGGATTCATATTCCGTCTCCGGTGTCATTGGGAATCGTAGGAGGGGTTCTTGTAATCTCCGTTATCCTTTCCCTGATCTTCCCTGACAAAAAGGAAGATGATGACGACGAGAAAGAAAAAATCGAAGAATAA
- a CDS encoding NAD(P)H-dependent glycerol-3-phosphate dehydrogenase: MAKKKTDTESNPKKSKNDVPVGVVGSGSFATAIVKMLVENCKVVHWCVRNEYVKGAIEQRGHNPTYLTAVNFNLKNLKLTTDINELVSACEVVVLATPSIYLSDTMDKMTCDCKNKIFVSAIKGIIPKVNDVVAHYLRDEFKIGFRNQAVIAGPCHAEEVAMERLSYLTVATVEEEVSAKLVTMFNSDFIKMHSSKDILGNEYSAILKNIFAIGAGIASGLGYGDNFTAVFVSNAIREMETFLEAIYEAPRDVNESAYLGDLLVTAYSLFSRNRNLGNLIGKGYTVKSAIQSMNMVAEGYYAADSIYKTSKEKGLKLPIVDTIYSILYEGKNAEKQFKKLTAKLD; encoded by the coding sequence ATGGCTAAAAAGAAAACCGATACAGAATCGAATCCGAAAAAAAGCAAAAACGATGTCCCGGTGGGAGTTGTAGGAAGCGGGAGTTTCGCTACGGCTATTGTGAAAATGCTGGTGGAAAACTGTAAAGTGGTCCATTGGTGCGTAAGAAACGAATATGTAAAAGGGGCCATCGAGCAAAGAGGCCATAACCCAACCTATCTCACTGCGGTAAATTTTAACCTTAAAAATTTGAAGCTGACGACCGATATCAACGAATTGGTTTCAGCCTGTGAAGTAGTCGTGCTAGCCACGCCATCCATTTACCTTTCCGATACCATGGACAAAATGACGTGTGACTGCAAAAACAAAATCTTTGTTTCCGCCATTAAAGGGATCATTCCTAAAGTGAACGACGTTGTCGCACATTACCTGAGAGACGAATTCAAAATCGGCTTCCGAAACCAGGCCGTGATCGCAGGGCCCTGTCACGCAGAAGAGGTTGCTATGGAAAGGCTTTCGTATCTAACGGTGGCTACAGTGGAAGAGGAGGTATCTGCCAAATTGGTGACGATGTTCAACTCTGATTTTATAAAAATGCATTCCAGCAAAGATATTTTAGGGAATGAATACAGTGCCATCCTGAAGAATATTTTTGCCATCGGTGCCGGTATCGCCAGCGGACTGGGATACGGAGACAACTTCACGGCAGTTTTCGTTTCCAATGCCATCCGTGAAATGGAAACCTTCCTGGAAGCGATCTACGAAGCGCCAAGAGATGTGAATGAAAGCGCTTATCTCGGGGATTTACTGGTAACTGCCTACTCACTTTTTTCACGAAACAGGAATCTTGGAAATCTTATCGGAAAAGGATACACGGTAAAATCTGCGATCCAGTCGATGAACATGGTGGCGGAAGGCTATTACGCTGCTGATTCCATTTACAAGACATCAAAAGAAAAAGGCTTAAAGCTCCCGATTGTCGATACCATTTACAGTATTTTGTATGAAGGTAAAAATGCAGAAAAACAGTTCAAAAAACTCACGGCCAAATTAGATTAA
- a CDS encoding TerD family protein, with the protein MAINLQKGQRINLTKENGTTLSQACVGINWGAIEKKGFFGGVTREAVDLDGSCILYDANKNATEVIYFGNLKSKNGAVRHSGDDLTGDVNGNDGLDNEVITVDFGNLDANVEHVALVLNSYKGQDFGTIPFASIRIYEGTPTNVREVFAKYDIANDASFKGHVAMVMGVFYKRNGEWKFNAIGDPTADRKLQETIETVKQKYL; encoded by the coding sequence ATGGCTATTAACTTACAAAAAGGTCAGAGAATAAATCTTACCAAAGAAAACGGAACCACGCTTTCACAGGCTTGTGTCGGGATCAACTGGGGAGCAATCGAGAAAAAAGGATTTTTCGGTGGTGTTACCAGAGAAGCAGTAGACCTTGACGGAAGCTGTATTTTATATGACGCGAATAAAAATGCTACCGAAGTAATCTATTTCGGGAACCTGAAGTCTAAAAATGGTGCCGTAAGACACAGCGGGGATGACTTAACCGGTGACGTAAACGGGAACGACGGACTGGATAATGAAGTGATCACCGTAGATTTCGGCAATCTGGATGCTAATGTAGAACACGTGGCATTGGTGCTGAACAGCTACAAAGGTCAGGACTTCGGGACAATTCCTTTCGCATCCATCAGGATTTATGAAGGAACGCCAACGAATGTAAGAGAAGTTTTCGCCAAATATGATATTGCAAACGATGCTTCATTCAAAGGCCATGTCGCTATGGTAATGGGTGTTTTTTACAAGAGAAACGGAGAATGGAAATTCAACGCGATCGGAGATCCGACAGCTGACCGAAAGCTGCAGGAAACCATTGAAACCGTAAAGCAGAAATATTTATAG
- a CDS encoding catalase — MPSPLKYNKRFDKLTDEEQELLEINKKSIADFVEQSSSVSDVNYATRNAHAKTYAVAIAELVIDQHIPEMLQPFFDKERYDLTIRFSNAHPKIIRGKKDIPAYGFAVKIKDENGTLLANFPLVNFPLFPINSVGTFLKLFTSVNRFFVKKWSSFSLMMQIIKVIPSTFTGSFIKNIIKLWRKRNDFFLSFDYHSVGAYRLGDYMMKIKLKPQSVSKNFGKRLKVKDALESYLNTENFTADVLIQLCYDLKDQPVNQLNVEWKNSPFVKIGEINIDKNNLLDPYACENEMLSFNPFESKMFFQPVGKLQKLREDAYKVSMQTRLKINKLLKYDK; from the coding sequence ATGCCAAGTCCATTAAAATATAATAAGAGGTTTGATAAGCTGACTGATGAGGAACAGGAACTCCTTGAAATCAACAAAAAAAGCATTGCCGATTTTGTAGAGCAGTCGTCTTCCGTGAGTGACGTTAACTACGCAACCCGAAATGCTCATGCGAAAACCTATGCCGTCGCAATAGCCGAACTGGTAATTGATCAGCATATTCCTGAAATGCTGCAGCCGTTTTTTGATAAAGAAAGATATGATCTTACCATACGCTTCTCCAATGCCCATCCGAAAATTATAAGAGGAAAGAAGGATATTCCGGCTTACGGCTTTGCTGTAAAGATCAAAGATGAGAACGGAACTCTGCTGGCTAATTTCCCTTTGGTAAATTTCCCGCTGTTCCCGATTAATTCCGTGGGTACCTTTCTGAAACTTTTCACTTCGGTGAATCGTTTTTTCGTAAAAAAATGGAGTTCATTCTCCCTGATGATGCAGATTATTAAAGTTATCCCTTCAACTTTTACAGGCTCATTTATAAAGAATATCATTAAGCTCTGGAGGAAAAGAAATGATTTTTTCCTGTCTTTTGACTATCATTCGGTGGGTGCTTACCGTTTAGGAGATTATATGATGAAAATTAAGCTGAAGCCACAATCCGTATCTAAAAATTTCGGAAAACGGCTGAAAGTAAAAGATGCCCTAGAAAGTTATCTGAACACGGAAAATTTTACTGCCGATGTCCTGATCCAGCTTTGTTACGACCTGAAAGATCAGCCCGTCAATCAGCTGAATGTGGAATGGAAGAACTCTCCTTTCGTAAAAATCGGGGAGATTAACATTGACAAAAACAACCTTCTTGATCCGTATGCCTGTGAAAACGAAATGCTTTCCTTCAATCCTTTCGAGAGCAAAATGTTCTTCCAGCCTGTCGGAAAACTGCAGAAACTCCGTGAGGATGCTTACAAGGTTTCGATGCAGACGAGACTGAAGATCAACAAGCTGCTGAAATATGATAAATGA
- a CDS encoding DUF1684 domain-containing protein: MKKYLLLFLLLPVFFLSQKISKEESEIKKFQRELNAEYRNPKETPLRGDNFTNFKAHPFFPVNLKYRVVAEFTRTENAQPFDLPTSSGKTKAYQEYGKATFTLDGKPYTLTVYQSLDLIKQEKYRNYLFLPFRDTTNGKETYGGGKYMDLTIPKGNTIILDFNKSYQPYCAYNAYDYNCPIVPEENRLPVEIRAGVMYEDIYHH; encoded by the coding sequence ATGAAAAAATACCTATTGCTTTTCTTACTGTTGCCTGTATTCTTTCTATCACAGAAGATTTCCAAAGAAGAATCTGAAATAAAGAAGTTTCAGCGGGAACTGAATGCCGAATACCGGAATCCGAAAGAAACTCCTTTGAGAGGCGATAATTTTACCAATTTCAAAGCACATCCTTTCTTTCCGGTTAATCTGAAATACAGGGTTGTGGCAGAATTTACCAGGACGGAAAATGCACAACCTTTTGATCTGCCGACTTCTTCCGGGAAAACAAAAGCTTATCAGGAATATGGGAAAGCCACTTTTACACTGGATGGAAAACCGTACACCCTGACTGTATACCAAAGCCTGGATCTGATAAAACAGGAGAAATACCGGAATTATCTGTTTCTGCCGTTCCGCGATACTACGAATGGAAAGGAAACTTACGGCGGTGGAAAATATATGGATTTAACCATTCCCAAAGGCAATACCATTATTCTGGACTTCAACAAATCCTATCAGCCATACTGTGCCTACAATGCGTACGATTATAATTGTCCGATTGTGCCCGAAGAAAACAGGCTGCCGGTGGAAATCCGTGCCGGAGTAATGTATGAAGACATCTATCATCATTAA
- a CDS encoding N-acetyltransferase, translating into MVSLQFFTEEDFSGVNYALDENQLQYTSSAANALKRIADRDTGLEFPVTIFMNGIPAGFFTLDFGGDKMEFTENQNSVLLRSLSVHPEMQGKGIGRAAMIQVDDFVRKNFENCHEIVLAVNQNNISAYELYTKVGYQYEGKTRIGRTGPQYLMFKSI; encoded by the coding sequence ATGGTGAGCCTGCAATTTTTTACAGAAGAAGATTTTTCCGGTGTCAATTATGCATTGGATGAAAATCAGCTGCAATATACATCCTCTGCTGCCAATGCACTGAAAAGAATAGCCGACCGCGATACCGGGCTTGAATTTCCGGTGACAATTTTCATGAATGGAATCCCCGCTGGATTTTTCACACTGGATTTCGGCGGAGATAAAATGGAGTTTACCGAAAATCAGAATTCGGTTTTGCTACGGTCGTTATCGGTTCATCCTGAAATGCAGGGAAAAGGAATCGGAAGGGCAGCAATGATTCAGGTGGATGATTTTGTTCGTAAGAATTTTGAAAACTGCCATGAAATCGTTCTTGCGGTTAACCAGAATAATATCTCTGCTTATGAACTTTATACAAAAGTGGGTTACCAATATGAGGGCAAAACAAGAATCGGCAGAACCGGTCCGCAGTATCTAATGTTTAAAAGTATCTAA
- a CDS encoding FKBP-type peptidyl-prolyl cis-trans isomerase translates to MGVADMLFKRKKEQAEKNLKDGQEYMAEYGKRESVVELPSGLQYEIITEGDGPKPGPRSTVKCHYHGTTITGKVFDSSVKRGTPASFPLNKVIKGWTEALQLMPVGSKWRLIIPPHLAYGDQQISKEIGPNSTLVFEVELLDIK, encoded by the coding sequence ATGGGCGTAGCAGATATGTTATTTAAACGTAAAAAAGAGCAGGCTGAAAAGAACCTGAAAGACGGTCAGGAATACATGGCGGAATACGGCAAGAGAGAAAGTGTTGTTGAGCTGCCTAGCGGATTGCAATATGAGATCATCACGGAAGGCGACGGGCCGAAACCCGGACCAAGATCTACCGTAAAATGCCATTACCACGGAACGACGATTACCGGGAAAGTGTTCGACAGCTCTGTAAAAAGAGGAACGCCGGCTTCCTTTCCTTTGAATAAAGTGATTAAAGGCTGGACGGAAGCCCTTCAGCTGATGCCGGTAGGAAGCAAATGGAGACTGATCATCCCTCCGCATCTGGCTTATGGAGATCAGCAGATCAGCAAGGAGATCGGCCCGAACTCCACGCTGGTTTTTGAAGTGGAATTACTGGATATTAAATAA
- the mqo gene encoding malate dehydrogenase (quinone) codes for MSQLISRTPKPKYDVVLIGGGIMSATLATLLHEFDPDLEIAIFERLGRFAKESTAAWNNAGTGHSAFCELNYTPEQPDGSVDISKAESIAEQFEISKQFWAYLVSKEYIRNPKDFINSCPHMSLVFGEKDAEYLKKRHDKMSESVLFQGMEFTTDHDKLREWIPLVMHKRNQSEVMAATKMDMGTDVNFGTLTRKMGRHLVEDSNVEVFLYHEVKDIDPKTDGTWEMKVKDRINNHKQEVEADFVFIGAGGYALSLLDSSDIKESEGYGGFPVSGQWLVSHNQELVEKHQAKVYTQATVGAPPMSVPHLDLRIIDGEKALLFGPFAGFSTKFLKEGSYLDLPESVNFKNIRSLFGAWWHNIPLTKYLIQQVAMNKAQRLQHLREFIKDAKEEDWELKVAGQRVQVIKKDEKEGGKLEFGTEVVVNKKGTIASLLGASPGASTAVYAMLDVLEKCFPEKLHGEWKEKLLEMVPSYGQKLAGNPELTQKVRNYSKEKLELEY; via the coding sequence ATGTCACAACTTATCAGCAGAACACCCAAACCAAAATACGATGTGGTTCTGATTGGAGGGGGCATCATGAGTGCTACCCTAGCCACATTACTCCATGAATTTGATCCGGATCTTGAAATTGCCATTTTTGAAAGATTAGGCCGGTTTGCCAAAGAAAGCACCGCCGCCTGGAACAATGCAGGGACAGGACATTCTGCGTTTTGTGAGCTCAATTATACCCCTGAACAGCCTGACGGTTCTGTTGATATATCCAAAGCGGAAAGCATTGCAGAACAGTTTGAAATATCCAAGCAGTTTTGGGCCTACCTTGTTTCGAAAGAGTATATTCGGAATCCTAAAGATTTCATCAATTCCTGCCCGCATATGAGCCTGGTATTTGGAGAGAAAGATGCCGAATACCTGAAAAAAAGGCATGATAAAATGTCTGAATCGGTTCTTTTCCAGGGAATGGAATTTACCACAGACCATGATAAACTGAGAGAATGGATTCCTTTGGTAATGCACAAAAGAAATCAGTCGGAAGTAATGGCTGCTACCAAAATGGATATGGGAACCGACGTAAATTTCGGTACACTTACCAGAAAAATGGGAAGGCACTTGGTAGAAGATTCCAACGTAGAAGTATTTTTATACCATGAAGTAAAAGACATCGATCCTAAGACAGACGGAACCTGGGAAATGAAAGTAAAAGACAGGATCAACAATCATAAGCAGGAGGTAGAAGCCGATTTTGTATTCATCGGCGCCGGAGGGTATGCACTGTCATTACTGGACAGCTCGGACATCAAAGAAAGCGAAGGATATGGTGGCTTCCCGGTTTCAGGACAATGGCTCGTAAGCCACAACCAGGAGCTTGTGGAAAAGCACCAGGCAAAAGTATATACGCAGGCTACGGTGGGAGCGCCACCCATGTCGGTTCCCCATCTTGATCTCCGGATCATCGACGGCGAAAAAGCATTGCTGTTCGGGCCGTTTGCAGGATTTTCCACCAAATTTTTAAAAGAAGGAAGCTATCTGGATCTGCCGGAAAGTGTGAATTTCAAAAACATACGTTCGCTTTTCGGAGCATGGTGGCACAACATTCCTTTAACGAAATACCTTATCCAGCAGGTGGCCATGAACAAGGCCCAGCGACTGCAGCATCTAAGGGAATTCATTAAAGATGCCAAAGAAGAGGACTGGGAACTGAAAGTGGCCGGCCAACGGGTACAGGTTATCAAAAAAGACGAGAAAGAAGGTGGAAAGCTGGAATTCGGAACTGAGGTGGTGGTCAATAAAAAAGGAACGATTGCTTCCCTCTTGGGAGCTTCTCCGGGAGCATCAACCGCGGTGTATGCCATGCTGGATGTTCTTGAAAAATGTTTCCCTGAAAAGCTTCACGGCGAATGGAAAGAAAAATTACTGGAAATGGTACCGTCGTATGGCCAGAAATTAGCCGGCAATCCGGAACTTACCCAAAAAGTAAGAAACTACTCGAAGGAAAAATTAGAACTCGAATATTAA
- a CDS encoding Rrf2 family transcriptional regulator, whose product MNNTRFATAVHIMTLLAESPQDWLTSEWIAGSISINPVIVRKELSVLREAGLIVSRQGKEGGSQLAKNADVISISEIYLAVKNTEVLGKKNSNPNPACPVGKDINAHLNTLFSETDQLVINFLGNKSLKEFRDQFG is encoded by the coding sequence ATGAATAATACAAGATTTGCCACGGCAGTACATATTATGACCTTATTGGCGGAAAGTCCCCAGGATTGGCTTACTTCCGAATGGATCGCAGGAAGCATCAGCATTAATCCGGTTATTGTCCGTAAAGAATTGAGTGTACTGCGGGAAGCGGGATTAATTGTCAGCAGACAGGGAAAAGAAGGAGGGAGCCAATTGGCAAAAAATGCAGATGTAATCAGTATTTCCGAGATTTATCTTGCGGTAAAGAACACGGAAGTGCTGGGTAAAAAAAACAGCAATCCGAATCCGGCGTGTCCTGTCGGAAAAGATATCAATGCTCATTTAAATACGTTATTTTCCGAAACCGATCAGTTGGTGATCAATTTTTTGGGCAACAAATCCCTGAAAGAATTTCGCGATCAGTTCGGATAA
- a CDS encoding glucose 1-dehydrogenase produces MEISLHNQVAVVTGASSGIGSGIAKSLGSAGATVIVNHSSEHSLSDAQAVLKEITDAGGSGITWQCDVSKEDEVIKMFSEVVSQFGTVDILVNNAGVQKDAKFTEMTLDQWNTVIGINLTGQFLCAREAIKEFLRRGIDTSRSVACGKIIHISSVHEVIPWAGHANYAASKGAIRMLMQTLAQEYGADKIRVNSICPGAIQTPINKSAWSTPEALNALMTLIPYNRIGQPQDIGNLAVFLASDLSDYITGASIFVDGGMTTFESFSTGG; encoded by the coding sequence ATGGAAATCTCTCTTCACAATCAGGTGGCTGTCGTTACAGGAGCCTCCAGCGGAATCGGTTCAGGAATTGCAAAATCATTGGGTTCGGCCGGTGCCACAGTTATTGTCAACCATTCTTCAGAACATTCATTAAGTGACGCTCAGGCGGTTTTAAAAGAAATTACCGATGCCGGAGGAAGCGGAATTACCTGGCAGTGCGATGTCTCCAAAGAAGATGAGGTCATCAAAATGTTCAGTGAAGTCGTTTCACAGTTCGGAACAGTCGATATTCTCGTAAACAATGCCGGTGTCCAGAAAGATGCGAAATTCACGGAAATGACCCTAGACCAGTGGAATACCGTTATCGGAATCAATCTTACAGGACAGTTCTTATGCGCAAGGGAAGCCATTAAAGAATTCCTTCGCCGTGGGATCGATACGTCACGTTCAGTAGCCTGCGGAAAAATCATTCACATCAGTTCGGTGCATGAAGTGATTCCATGGGCAGGACATGCCAACTATGCGGCCAGCAAAGGAGCCATTCGGATGCTGATGCAGACATTAGCCCAAGAATACGGAGCCGACAAAATCCGTGTTAATTCCATCTGTCCGGGTGCGATACAGACTCCGATCAACAAAAGTGCATGGAGTACGCCGGAAGCTTTAAACGCGCTGATGACCCTGATTCCTTACAACAGGATCGGGCAGCCGCAGGATATCGGAAATCTGGCGGTGTTTTTAGCCAGCGACCTTTCCGATTACATTACCGGGGCCAGCATTTTCGTTGATGGCGGAATGACGACTTTTGAAAGTTTTTCAACTGGCGGATAA
- a CDS encoding NAD(P)-dependent oxidoreductase, whose translation MKKVAVIGATGFVGKPLVNELTNRGYEVEAIVRDASKVQQNDKVTAKSVDVNNVDELAEALKGTDAVINAFNAGWTNPNLYDDFLNGSVNIEKAVEKSGVKRFITVGGAGSLYIDGNQLVDGPDFPADIKPGATAARDYLNKIKENNTLDWTFFSPAIEMHQGTAGVRTGKYRTALENPVFDENGRSVLSVEDVAVVLVDELEQNNHIRERFTAAY comes from the coding sequence ATGAAAAAAGTAGCCGTAATCGGAGCAACAGGATTTGTGGGAAAACCATTAGTGAATGAATTAACCAACAGAGGGTATGAAGTAGAAGCTATCGTAAGAGATGCTTCAAAAGTTCAGCAGAACGATAAAGTAACAGCCAAAAGCGTTGATGTGAATAATGTGGATGAACTGGCAGAAGCCTTGAAAGGAACTGATGCGGTGATTAACGCATTCAATGCAGGATGGACCAACCCGAACCTGTATGATGACTTCCTGAACGGTTCAGTAAATATCGAAAAAGCAGTGGAAAAATCAGGGGTTAAAAGATTTATTACCGTTGGCGGAGCAGGAAGCCTGTACATCGACGGAAATCAGCTGGTAGACGGTCCGGATTTCCCGGCCGACATCAAACCCGGCGCTACCGCAGCAAGAGATTACCTGAATAAAATTAAAGAAAACAATACATTGGACTGGACTTTCTTCAGCCCGGCGATTGAAATGCACCAGGGAACCGCAGGCGTAAGAACCGGAAAATACAGAACCGCATTGGAAAATCCGGTATTTGATGAAAACGGCCGAAGCGTTCTTTCCGTGGAAGATGTAGCAGTAGTCCTGGTGGATGAACTAGAGCAGAACAACCATATCCGCGAGCGTTTTACAGCAGCGTATTAA